The Gemmatimonadota bacterium genomic interval CGCCTATTACCGCCGAGGACTCCCGCGCTTCCTGAAAGTCCGCGAACTCCTCCGCGAAGGCGCGATAGGAACCCTCACATCTGTACACATCGTCCAATACAGCAAACTCGACACAAACCCCAACAACTGGCGGTTCGACCCATCCATCGCTGGCGCAGGCAGATTCCTCGACCTCGCATCACACGGCATCGACATCCTCGACTTCCTCGTCAGCCCCATCACCCGCGCCAGCGGCTACGCGCTCAACACCGGCGGAAAGTACGAAGCCGAAGACGTAACAACCGCTGCATTTGAATTTGAAAGCGGCGTCGCAGGAACAGGCATCTGGAACTTCCACGCCGACCACGCCGACAACCGCATCACATTCACGGGATCCGAAGGCGAAATCCAAACCCCCGTCTTCGCAGACACCGACATCATCCTCAAACGCAACGGTGCAGAAGAACACATCGCCGCGCCCAATCCCCCACACGTCCAACAGCCCCTGATACAAACCATCGTCAACGAATTGCGCGGCGAGGGCCAATGCGTATCCACTGGCGAAACCGGTGCCCGTGCATCCTGGGTCATGGATCGGTGTCTGATCACCTATTACGGCGAGCGATAGTTACACTTGAGAAAGGAGAAAACCGTGAAAACCGTACGACTCCTCAGCGTCTCATTTCCCAGAGGTGGGTACAAAA includes:
- a CDS encoding Gfo/Idh/MocA family oxidoreductase yields the protein MQTVKWGIIGCGDVCEVKSGPGFYKADHSELVIVMRRDGEKAADFAKRHGISQSTNNADEVIHHPDVSAVYIATPPSSHCDYALRVAEAGKPCYVEKPMAMNHRECVQMVEAFKAKNLPLFVAYYRRGLPRFLKVRELLREGAIGTLTSVHIVQYSKLDTNPNNWRFDPSIAGAGRFLDLASHGIDILDFLVSPITRASGYALNTGGKYEAEDVTTAAFEFESGVAGTGIWNFHADHADNRITFTGSEGEIQTPVFADTDIILKRNGAEEHIAAPNPPHVQQPLIQTIVNELRGEGQCVSTGETGARASWVMDRCLITYYGER